CCTTTTTTGatgaacttaaaatataaaataaatatctaaattcGATAATAAACACTACAACAGATAAACTATGTCACGACCCGCGGCGCACTTTCCGCTACACTACGCTGTAATCTAAAACATGTATATCGCATACATAAATTCAACGAAATGCTCATATTTCTATAGAGCTTCTATACCTATATTTGAATCCGGTGCGTCGTCATATAAAATTGCGAAATATTTAGTAAGATGTCTCGCTGGTTTTACGGGTTTTTTACGATATTTATCTTCGTTTCGACCGATGTGACCTGTATCAAGAATGTCGAAAGCGAGGACCAGTGCATCGATTACTACAAAACTGGTGAGAACTTCGATTTAAACCTGTTAACTGGTGACTGGTACGCGGTGTATTATTGGCCACCGATACAGAGAAGAAGGAGTAGTTGTGAAGTGATCAAGTTTCAAAAGGCGAATCAGTCAGAATTAGAGTCTGGTTGCGAAAATAATTTACCGACAGATACCGCGATTTTGAAGTCCAGTTATAAGAATAATTCAGGCAAACAAAAGAATGTGTATTATTATGGCACAGAGGAAGTTAAGCATCAAATTCGTTCGTGCAATCTTGTGTCgaagtacatatttataaaagtggATGATGAATACGTGATGGGAATCAATTGTTCGTCAGGTGGCAGAGGGATTCTTCTCGCAAAAAAACAACCCACAAATGAGGAAGTACAGGACGTCGTAGAAGATATAGACATTATGACAGGCCGGCAAGGAAGCCCGGATTGTCCAC
This genomic stretch from Nymphalis io chromosome 17, ilAglIoxx1.1, whole genome shotgun sequence harbors:
- the LOC126775034 gene encoding uncharacterized protein LOC126775034, producing MSRWFYGFFTIFIFVSTDVTCIKNVESEDQCIDYYKTGENFDLNLLTGDWYAVYYWPPIQRRRSSCEVIKFQKANQSELESGCENNLPTDTAILKSSYKNNSGKQKNVYYYGTEEVKHQIRSCNLVSKYIFIKVDDEYVMGINCSSGGRGILLAKKQPTNEEVQDVVEDIDIMTGRQGSPDCPLAR